The following are encoded together in the Acinetobacter radioresistens DSM 6976 = NBRC 102413 = CIP 103788 genome:
- a CDS encoding fructose-specific PTS transporter subunit EIIC, which translates to MQEIKHILFVPHSPEQPINAVILAKKLSKAATALGISNDVATSVEHLDLSNVIDTVVFVGQKPAEADQLRDKVVKVIGLNNAQHDAIMLLQQVLQHSEALDETIAANVGVTRFVAITACPTGVAHTFMAAEALQQGAVKHGYQIDVETQGSVGAKNILSAESIAKADVVILATDIEVNTDRFVGKRVYRCSTGFALKQTDKTFANAIAEAKVLETGKQIATKTGNENKEKTGIYKHLLTGVSFMLPMVVAGGLIIAISFMFGLNPVEGSFAASLKQIGAAAFTLMVPMLAGYIAYSIADRPGLTPGLIGGLLATQLEAGFLGGLVAGFIAGYIALFLSKQLKLPSSLEALKPILIIPLLASLAVGLIMIYVVGQPVAQLFELLTHFLANMGTTNAMIMGVILGSMMCIDVGGPINKAAYAFTVGLLTSQTYGPMAITMAAGMVPPLGMAIATFLAKHKFAKPEQDAGKAAVVLGLCFISEGAIPFAAKDPIRVLPCAIAGGAVTGALVALFKCELVTPHGGVMVLIIPNAMNYPLKYLLAIAIGSVVTGVAYAVIKQRLE; encoded by the coding sequence ATGCAAGAGATAAAACATATTTTATTTGTGCCACATAGTCCCGAGCAGCCGATTAATGCAGTGATTTTGGCCAAAAAATTGTCCAAAGCAGCAACAGCACTTGGTATTTCCAATGATGTGGCGACATCAGTTGAGCATCTTGATTTATCAAATGTGATTGATACTGTTGTTTTTGTTGGACAGAAGCCGGCAGAAGCGGATCAACTGCGTGACAAGGTTGTGAAAGTCATTGGTTTGAATAACGCACAACACGATGCGATCATGCTTTTGCAACAAGTTCTTCAGCATTCAGAGGCTTTAGATGAAACTATTGCAGCCAATGTAGGGGTTACACGGTTTGTCGCCATTACAGCATGTCCAACTGGTGTTGCGCATACGTTTATGGCGGCCGAAGCCTTACAACAAGGTGCAGTAAAGCACGGTTATCAGATTGATGTTGAAACCCAAGGATCGGTTGGGGCTAAAAATATTTTATCGGCAGAAAGTATTGCCAAAGCAGATGTGGTGATCTTAGCAACGGATATTGAGGTCAATACAGATCGCTTTGTAGGCAAACGTGTATATCGCTGCAGTACAGGATTTGCCCTTAAGCAAACGGATAAGACTTTTGCAAATGCAATTGCTGAGGCCAAAGTGCTTGAAACGGGTAAGCAAATAGCCACTAAGACAGGAAATGAAAACAAAGAAAAAACAGGAATTTATAAACACCTTTTAACAGGGGTGTCTTTCATGCTGCCGATGGTGGTGGCGGGCGGTTTGATCATTGCCATCTCGTTTATGTTTGGTCTCAATCCTGTTGAAGGAAGCTTTGCCGCATCCTTAAAGCAAATAGGTGCTGCAGCATTTACTCTTATGGTACCTATGCTGGCAGGTTACATTGCTTATTCTATTGCGGATCGTCCGGGTTTAACTCCAGGTTTGATTGGCGGTTTACTTGCCACACAATTAGAGGCAGGCTTTCTCGGTGGATTAGTTGCAGGTTTTATTGCAGGTTATATTGCGTTATTTTTATCGAAACAGCTTAAACTCCCGAGTAGCCTAGAAGCATTAAAACCAATATTGATTATTCCACTATTGGCCAGTTTAGCTGTTGGTTTAATCATGATTTATGTGGTTGGACAGCCTGTTGCACAATTGTTTGAATTACTCACACACTTCCTTGCCAATATGGGGACGACCAATGCCATGATCATGGGGGTTATCCTTGGGAGTATGATGTGTATTGATGTTGGGGGCCCAATAAACAAAGCGGCTTATGCCTTTACGGTGGGCTTACTTACGTCACAAACATACGGACCGATGGCGATTACCATGGCTGCGGGTATGGTACCGCCATTGGGTATGGCAATTGCAACTTTTCTAGCAAAGCATAAATTTGCCAAACCTGAGCAAGATGCAGGGAAGGCTGCTGTAGTTCTGGGCCTATGTTTCATTTCGGAAGGGGCTATTCCGTTTGCTGCCAAAGACCCGATTCGAGTGCTTCCATGTGCGATCGCAGGTGGTGCTGTAACTGGGGCTTTGGTTGCATTATTTAAATGTGAACTAGTCACTCCTCATGGCGGTGTAATGGTACTGATCATTCCGAATGCGATGAATTATCCATTAAAATATTTATTGGCGATTGCGATTGGAAGTGTGGTGACTGGTGTAGCTTATGCCGTAATAAAACAACGGTTAGAATAA
- a CDS encoding DEAD/DEAH box helicase, which yields MSSLINFLSRFSTATLQRSLSYAKHIDRETIEFFEEKDGVTMYAQIEGTDYYDTAITYNPQKDRLIDDDCTCPVGYNCKHAAALARLFFQEYRQEFQQRYADSQSPQGITKRQRGDDQAQRWLNDFKRYLQQTEPEQSVKTNNYLIYLLDQSVSLKKLTVDVQKARRNKNGSIAGESYYTQYENITRKHLTLPEQKRQLFNQIYYYAKINSDERFYQSNLDISRILLEHFKSFIQSGDVYWQKKSHTALQWSEQGYHIELIWQQGVNKQTEHLNIELVNGDIRLDLKSNPHIQILASQPPCYVDIQQNTVGQLYGEYTANLLYHFLQMPDLPSMLLPEFEQLTHQYSDVKNLPQPESIQHIDVLEGSPQPILRFGVLDKFDWKWEESVCAEIEFSYAGGRIKAGTSGDSFIGEQHDKMVRQLRDLVQEQQSIQRLQLLVESLKWVKDLSYDQQLKLDKQRLDSMVFAFYGDWIKQLMPINQIELMGWQIEHLENSPFNLQYVENLNISITESEGQQDWFNIGATVQDSAGNSYNLLDALVALVRVNPDLLDPRTFIHLHDSQIFTVKTAVDQPDLALSAKDIKPVLLHLQSILQQEERSIDRYDASQLLELQHHLGMVWQVSNRLQQFAQKFKQGYQQQLPTPQGFQGELRPYQQQGLGWLQFLRETQHGGILADDMGLGKTAQTLAHLLMEKQAGHLQDRPALIVAPTSLMHNWFKEAEKFTPELKVLLLQGPDRHQYFEQISHYDIVLTTYPLLARDEEQLKQYEYHQLILDEAQNIKNPRAKAAQVVRQLTARHRLCLTGTPMENHLGELWALFYFLMPGFLYSQEIFNKKYRYPIEKRGDQQLRQKLVNRIKPFILRRLKTDVAKELPEKTTIEVNIDMNEQQSKLYEAVRATMQANIQKIVAEKGFKRSQIQILDALLKLRQVCCHPSLLKLDSVKTGQAYSAKLEQLMDMVVPMVEEGRKILIFSQFTSMLELIEQQLYHAKIGYVKLTGKTKKRDEVITAFQSGQVLVFLISLKAGGVGLNLTAADTVIHYDPWWNPAAEDQASDRAWRIGQDKPVFVYKLITNKSIEEKIIALQQNKAELAQSILSTDHEGEAKLTENDVMKLFEKF from the coding sequence ATGTCCTCATTGATCAATTTTCTATCTCGCTTTAGTACTGCAACTCTTCAGCGCAGTCTGAGCTATGCTAAACACATTGATAGGGAAACGATTGAGTTCTTTGAGGAAAAAGACGGGGTTACGATGTATGCCCAAATTGAAGGAACAGATTATTACGATACCGCAATTACCTATAATCCCCAAAAAGACCGTTTAATCGATGACGACTGCACTTGTCCGGTTGGATATAACTGTAAACATGCTGCTGCTTTAGCGCGGTTATTCTTTCAGGAATATCGCCAGGAATTTCAGCAGCGTTATGCTGACTCTCAATCCCCGCAGGGAATCACAAAACGCCAACGGGGGGATGATCAGGCGCAGCGCTGGTTGAATGATTTTAAACGGTATTTACAACAGACTGAACCAGAGCAATCTGTCAAAACAAACAATTATTTAATTTACCTGCTAGATCAGTCTGTCAGCTTAAAGAAATTGACAGTTGATGTTCAGAAGGCCAGACGCAATAAAAACGGCTCAATTGCGGGGGAAAGTTATTATACCCAATATGAAAATATCACCAGAAAGCATCTGACTTTACCTGAACAAAAACGACAATTATTTAACCAGATTTATTATTATGCCAAAATAAACAGTGACGAACGCTTTTATCAAAGCAATCTTGATATCTCCAGAATTTTATTGGAGCATTTCAAATCTTTTATTCAAAGTGGCGATGTGTACTGGCAAAAAAAGAGCCATACTGCACTTCAATGGTCAGAACAAGGCTATCACATCGAACTGATCTGGCAACAAGGTGTAAACAAACAGACAGAGCATTTAAATATTGAATTGGTCAATGGTGATATTCGACTCGATTTAAAATCAAATCCACATATCCAAATTCTCGCTAGCCAGCCACCGTGTTATGTGGATATTCAACAGAACACGGTGGGCCAGTTATATGGTGAATATACGGCAAATCTTCTGTACCATTTTTTACAGATGCCTGATCTTCCATCTATGCTCTTGCCAGAGTTTGAGCAACTGACTCATCAATATTCAGACGTGAAAAATCTGCCTCAGCCCGAGTCTATTCAGCATATTGATGTCCTTGAGGGTAGTCCCCAGCCAATTTTACGCTTCGGTGTTTTAGATAAATTTGATTGGAAATGGGAAGAGTCTGTTTGTGCTGAAATTGAATTCTCCTATGCAGGCGGGCGAATTAAAGCAGGTACATCAGGTGACAGTTTCATTGGTGAGCAGCATGACAAAATGGTGCGACAGCTTCGGGACTTAGTTCAGGAACAACAATCAATCCAGCGTTTACAGCTATTAGTCGAATCACTGAAGTGGGTGAAAGATCTTAGTTATGACCAGCAATTAAAACTGGATAAACAACGTCTCGATTCTATGGTTTTTGCTTTCTATGGAGACTGGATCAAACAGCTGATGCCCATCAATCAAATTGAGTTGATGGGCTGGCAGATAGAGCATCTGGAAAACAGCCCCTTTAACCTGCAATATGTTGAAAATTTAAATATTTCTATCACTGAATCTGAAGGCCAGCAGGACTGGTTCAATATCGGGGCGACGGTTCAAGACAGTGCAGGCAATTCTTATAATTTACTTGATGCGCTCGTAGCTTTGGTGCGAGTAAATCCTGATTTACTTGATCCGCGGACTTTTATTCATCTGCATGACAGTCAAATTTTCACCGTGAAAACTGCAGTTGATCAACCTGATTTGGCTTTATCCGCAAAGGACATTAAGCCGGTATTGTTGCATCTGCAGAGCATTTTACAGCAAGAAGAGCGTAGCATAGATCGCTATGATGCGAGTCAACTATTAGAATTACAGCATCATCTGGGGATGGTGTGGCAGGTCAGTAATCGCCTGCAGCAATTTGCGCAGAAATTCAAACAAGGCTATCAGCAACAACTGCCGACACCACAAGGTTTTCAGGGGGAATTACGTCCATACCAGCAGCAGGGCCTAGGCTGGTTACAGTTTTTAAGGGAAACCCAGCATGGCGGGATTCTGGCGGATGATATGGGTTTGGGTAAAACAGCACAAACTTTAGCCCACTTACTCATGGAAAAGCAGGCTGGTCATTTGCAGGACAGACCCGCCTTAATTGTTGCACCCACATCGCTGATGCATAACTGGTTCAAAGAAGCGGAAAAATTTACCCCTGAGCTCAAGGTACTGCTGCTACAAGGCCCCGACCGCCATCAGTATTTTGAGCAGATTTCACACTATGACATTGTGTTAACCACCTACCCGCTCTTGGCGAGAGATGAAGAGCAACTGAAGCAATATGAATATCATCAACTCATTCTGGATGAAGCGCAGAATATTAAAAATCCGCGTGCCAAAGCTGCACAGGTAGTACGGCAATTAACAGCGCGACATCGTCTATGTCTAACTGGTACACCTATGGAAAATCATTTGGGTGAGCTGTGGGCACTATTTTATTTTCTAATGCCAGGATTTTTATATTCACAAGAAATCTTTAATAAAAAGTACCGCTATCCTATTGAAAAACGCGGTGATCAGCAGTTAAGGCAAAAGTTGGTAAACCGCATTAAACCCTTTATTTTACGTCGCTTGAAAACTGACGTTGCCAAGGAATTGCCTGAAAAAACCACGATTGAAGTCAATATTGACATGAATGAGCAGCAATCCAAGCTATACGAGGCTGTTCGCGCCACGATGCAGGCAAATATTCAGAAAATTGTGGCAGAAAAAGGCTTTAAGCGTAGTCAAATCCAAATTTTAGATGCCTTGCTGAAGCTGCGTCAGGTCTGTTGTCATCCTAGCTTGCTGAAACTGGATTCAGTTAAAACCGGGCAGGCGTATTCTGCCAAACTTGAACAGTTGATGGATATGGTTGTTCCAATGGTGGAAGAGGGACGAAAAATTCTTATTTTCTCTCAGTTTACCTCAATGTTGGAACTGATTGAACAACAGCTCTATCACGCAAAAATTGGCTATGTGAAGCTGACTGGAAAGACCAAAAAGCGAGATGAAGTCATTACAGCATTTCAGTCTGGACAAGTGCTGGTATTTTTAATCAGTCTGAAAGCAGGAGGGGTTGGTCTGAATCTAACTGCCGCAGATACGGTCATTCACTATGATCCATGGTGGAACCCTGCTGCTGAAGATCAAGCTTCAGATCGTGCATGGCGGATTGGACAGGACAAGCCGGTATTTGTGTATAAGCTGATTACCAATAAAAGCATAGAAGAAAAAATTATTGCCTTGCAGCAGAATAAAGCAGAACTGGCACAGTCTATTCTAAGCACAGATCATGAGGGAGAAGCGAAACTGACGGAAAATGATGTGATGAAATTGTTTGAGAAATTTTAG
- a CDS encoding IS30 family transposase yields MKKYTQLSQDERYEIYATLKSKSSIATLARELGRSRSTIYRELKRNTGQRGYRAQQAAKFASQRRYRPSSSMTAFAFAYIDYLIGLDWSPEQISGALTQRGWLDVPSHEWIYQYIYQDKSKGGKLHLHLRHQKKYRKRGYKNTDRRGQIIDKTSIHCRHQVIDQRQRLGDFEGDTVIGKHHKGALLTLVDRKSLYVHIVHLGPTRASSQTITCALDRLQMSHAYSVTFDNGKDFSEHKRITDAGIETYFADPYKSIQRARNENTNGLIRQYLPKSSSFDGVSNEQIEQIEFALNHRPRKTLGWYTPSEVMAGFYTVALAA; encoded by the coding sequence ATGAAGAAATACACCCAACTTTCTCAAGATGAAAGATACGAAATTTATGCTACTTTGAAAAGTAAAAGTTCAATCGCTACCCTTGCTCGGGAATTAGGACGTTCACGATCAACCATCTACCGTGAATTAAAAAGAAATACTGGGCAACGTGGATATAGAGCTCAACAGGCAGCTAAATTTGCAAGTCAAAGACGGTACCGTCCTTCATCATCAATGACAGCATTTGCCTTCGCTTATATTGATTATTTGATTGGTTTGGACTGGTCACCCGAACAAATTTCAGGTGCTTTAACACAACGCGGTTGGCTGGATGTACCTTCACATGAGTGGATTTACCAGTACATTTATCAAGATAAATCAAAAGGCGGTAAACTTCATCTACATTTAAGGCATCAGAAGAAATATCGAAAACGCGGTTACAAAAACACGGATCGTAGGGGTCAAATCATTGATAAAACAAGTATTCACTGCCGACACCAGGTCATTGATCAACGACAACGTTTAGGAGATTTCGAAGGTGACACGGTGATTGGTAAACATCATAAAGGTGCTTTATTGACTCTCGTTGATCGAAAGAGCCTGTATGTACATATTGTTCATTTAGGGCCAACAAGAGCATCCTCTCAAACGATTACTTGTGCATTAGATCGTTTACAAATGAGCCATGCTTATAGTGTGACATTTGATAATGGCAAAGATTTTTCCGAACACAAAAGAATTACTGATGCTGGCATAGAGACGTATTTTGCTGATCCTTACAAGTCTATTCAGCGAGCTAGAAATGAAAATACGAATGGTTTAATCCGTCAATATCTGCCAAAATCATCATCGTTTGATGGCGTGTCAAACGAACAAATAGAGCAGATAGAATTTGCACTCAACCATCGTCCTAGAAAAACACTAGGTTGGTATACACCGAGTGAAGTTATGGCTGGTTTTTATACTGTTGCACTTGCCGCTTGA
- a CDS encoding type II toxin-antitoxin system HipA family toxin, producing the protein MNTVAVLKLTLHHGIVGYLAGFQSGKNILVFTDSFRSDQQRPTLSLLTSPLYPQVDKILEKTYVTHQRLHPLLSNLLPEGALRELIAQSLKIHIDNEFQLLAALGHDLPGALIATPVDPEEIPDGIKFKLQISNPDQILKQEIRTDNKFSLAGVQMKFSMKAKDGRFTLAQATESSLLGDWIVKTPSTKHAFVPLNEYSMMILAKMVGIDIPEIRLVDMALLQDLPPLNLPQEQYAFAIKRFDRQSTADTTELIHIEDFAQIFGAYPQQKYSTTNYEQIGKIIYQFSDNKILDIQQFASRLLVNILLANGDAHLKNWSMIYHDKTTPRLSPAYDILMTSVYIENERHFALNLAKNKDWYLAEMKHFEQWAEKVGVPWRVIEKQLHAIMDKARSVWPALLLDLPMISVHKEKLREHWKKFHPDFQILTDD; encoded by the coding sequence ATGAATACTGTTGCCGTCCTGAAATTAACATTACATCACGGTATCGTTGGATACTTGGCAGGATTTCAGAGCGGAAAAAATATTCTGGTTTTTACAGATTCTTTCCGCTCTGATCAGCAACGCCCGACCTTGAGCCTGCTGACTTCCCCCTTGTATCCTCAAGTGGATAAGATTTTAGAAAAGACCTATGTTACACATCAGCGCTTACACCCCTTGCTATCAAATCTGCTACCAGAAGGTGCATTACGCGAACTCATAGCACAAAGCCTCAAAATACATATAGACAATGAATTTCAGTTATTGGCAGCTTTAGGTCATGACTTACCTGGGGCACTGATTGCAACCCCAGTAGATCCAGAAGAAATCCCAGATGGAATAAAATTTAAGCTTCAGATCTCGAATCCAGATCAGATATTAAAACAAGAGATTCGGACAGATAATAAGTTTTCCTTGGCTGGCGTCCAAATGAAGTTTTCCATGAAAGCCAAAGATGGGCGTTTTACATTAGCACAGGCAACCGAATCCAGCCTACTCGGGGACTGGATTGTCAAAACTCCTTCTACCAAACATGCTTTTGTTCCGCTGAATGAATACTCTATGATGATCCTTGCCAAAATGGTCGGAATAGATATCCCAGAGATTCGTTTGGTAGATATGGCACTCTTACAAGACCTTCCACCATTAAATCTACCCCAAGAGCAATATGCTTTTGCAATCAAAAGATTTGATAGACAGAGTACTGCTGATACTACAGAGCTTATTCACATCGAAGACTTTGCTCAGATCTTCGGTGCATATCCACAGCAGAAATACAGCACCACAAATTATGAGCAGATAGGAAAGATCATTTATCAATTTTCAGATAACAAAATTCTTGATATTCAGCAATTTGCCAGCCGCTTACTTGTCAACATTTTGCTCGCCAATGGAGATGCACACTTAAAGAACTGGAGTATGATTTATCACGATAAAACAACGCCAAGATTATCCCCTGCATACGATATATTGATGACAAGTGTATATATTGAAAATGAGCGTCATTTCGCCTTAAATCTTGCCAAAAATAAAGATTGGTATTTAGCTGAGATGAAACACTTTGAACAATGGGCTGAAAAAGTCGGTGTTCCATGGCGTGTTATTGAAAAACAACTTCACGCCATTATGGACAAAGCACGGTCAGTATGGCCAGCGCTATTACTAGACTTACCTATGATTTCTGTTCATAAAGAAAAATTAAGAGAACATTGGAAAAAATTTCATCCAGACTTTCAGATACTTACAGATGATTAG
- a CDS encoding helix-turn-helix transcriptional regulator, translated as MNKSLLQQIKKRRTQLGLKQVDMQSRTGISRQQYQKLESQGNPRLETLEIIAAGLNAQLMLIPDDKVHLIRQLLNDEIKVTIEDQDDLMTNPWKGLLGGEEP; from the coding sequence ATGAATAAGTCTTTACTTCAGCAAATCAAAAAAAGACGAACCCAATTGGGCTTAAAGCAAGTTGATATGCAATCCCGTACAGGCATTTCAAGACAGCAGTACCAAAAACTGGAAAGTCAGGGCAACCCTCGATTAGAGACCTTAGAAATTATCGCGGCAGGATTAAATGCTCAACTGATGCTCATCCCTGATGATAAGGTTCATTTGATCAGACAATTATTGAATGATGAAATTAAAGTCACTATTGAAGATCAGGATGACTTAATGACTAACCCATGGAAGGGTCTTCTCGGAGGAGAGGAACCATGA